AAGAATCTTGTCGCCGGGCTTGAGGCGACGGGGCGCGAGGTGGAAAAGGTGTTTGCAGCACACGGCATCGTCCGCATTGCCGCAATGGGCCTGCCGCTGGATCCGCACCAGCATCAGGCGATGATCGAAATGCCGTCTGCCGATGCAGAACCGGGCACGGTTATTTCGGAATTGCAGGCAGGCTACATGATCAAGGACCGCCTGCTGCGGCCCGCGATGGTGGCAGTGGCGAAGAAGCCGGACTGAAGTTCCCTTCATCGCGCGACCCCGCGCAGGCCGAGACTTCAGGCCTTTGCTTGTGCTTGCCGCCGCCTGAGGGATGTGCCCCGCGCGGGTTCGGATGAGGAATGCATCACTTCGCCGCACTGGCCGGAACCCTCGGCGTGATCGCGCGTCTTCTCCGTAAATAACGGAGACAGACAATGCGCAAGATGATCATTGCCACGCTTATCATGGGTTCCGCCGTCACGCTGGGCGGCTGCGCGCGCAATTATACCGGCGAAGGCGCTGCGCTCGGCGCGGCTGTTGGCGCGGGCATCGGTGCTGCTACCGGTGGTGATATTGCGACAGGTGCCGCCATTGGCGGCGCGGTCGGTGCAGCGGGCGGGTCCCAGATCCGCAAGCGCGATGATCGCTGCTATCGCGTGGATCGCAACGGGCGGGAATACGAAGTGCGTTGCTGATTCAGCACTTCTCAAGACTTTCAGCGACTTGGGTAACCTTGGCGGCCAAAGCCTGAAGCTGGTTTGCCGGAATTACGCGCTTGAAAGTGGAAAAACTGCATTTCAGGTTAGGATTGGCGAACGTAGCAAAGGCATGTTCGCCAACCTTTTCTATAATCATTGGGGAATGAACAAGATCATTTCT
This genomic interval from Novosphingobium sp. CECT 9465 contains the following:
- a CDS encoding YMGG-like glycine zipper-containing protein — its product is MRKMIIATLIMGSAVTLGGCARNYTGEGAALGAAVGAGIGAATGGDIATGAAIGGAVGAAGGSQIRKRDDRCYRVDRNGREYEVRC